The following are encoded together in the Algiphilus sp. genome:
- a CDS encoding retron Ec67 family RNA-directed DNA polymerase/endonuclease produces MSPKSRPLAALKRAKSLRELAPIIGVAPRQLSYLLYILPNERKYTTFSVPKRDGTPRQISAPEQRLKNLQARTATLLTSCELELTQERPSTPVSHAFREQRSIITNATPHKGKRYVLNCDIADFFGSINFGRVRGFFIHDKNYNLFPAVATVLAQIACHNNSLPQGSPCSPLISDLIASILDRRLVGLAKRYSLTYSRYADDLTFSTNLKIFPTDIASLNDDGSCNVGTSLTSEIKRSGFTLKESKTRLQYRSIRQTVTGLTVNSKVNIQANRYRQLRAQCNKLFRDGEYILDPALNSAATRNLAPLSGQFSHIANIKEHASRGNAPSSSSRTGFDALYAQFLAYKLFFLADKPTIVPEGKTDPIYLRCAINQLEPSDLVTKDASGKVGYEVRFLKPNRTNMKYLGLLNGTGSLSYFLNKGKGSYWKCIQKFHGDGCKNPVIILVDNDQGASKKLFKNASDTSGKNISLRTSEPFYHIHSNVYLVKTPEHDNGEETCIEDLLPSKLLERKLSGKSFNPSNDKINTNTEFGKSVFAEKIVRPDFAAIDFTGFIPLLDRIRAVIKYHNGSG; encoded by the coding sequence CATACTCCCTAACGAGCGAAAGTACACCACTTTCTCCGTCCCAAAGCGCGACGGCACACCTCGGCAAATATCTGCACCCGAGCAGCGCCTAAAAAACCTCCAGGCGCGTACCGCAACGCTATTAACAAGTTGCGAGTTAGAGCTCACTCAAGAGCGTCCATCTACACCGGTATCCCACGCTTTTCGCGAACAGCGGTCCATCATCACCAATGCGACCCCGCATAAAGGGAAGAGGTATGTATTAAACTGTGATATCGCAGATTTTTTTGGGTCCATAAACTTTGGACGCGTCCGCGGCTTTTTTATCCACGACAAGAACTACAACCTGTTCCCCGCGGTGGCGACCGTACTAGCGCAAATTGCATGTCACAACAACAGCCTCCCTCAAGGAAGCCCATGCTCTCCACTTATATCTGACTTAATAGCATCAATCTTAGACCGTCGCCTAGTGGGGCTCGCAAAGCGGTACTCCCTCACATACTCCCGCTACGCGGACGATCTCACTTTTTCGACCAATCTAAAGATATTCCCCACAGACATCGCTTCGCTCAACGACGACGGATCTTGTAATGTCGGCACCTCTCTCACCTCGGAGATAAAACGTTCTGGCTTTACGCTCAAAGAATCGAAAACCCGCCTACAGTACAGGTCAATAAGGCAAACGGTCACTGGCCTCACAGTAAACAGCAAAGTAAACATTCAAGCCAATCGATACAGGCAACTAAGGGCACAGTGCAACAAACTTTTTCGAGACGGCGAATACATCCTTGATCCAGCATTGAACAGCGCTGCGACTCGAAACTTAGCCCCACTTAGCGGCCAATTTAGCCATATTGCCAACATAAAAGAACACGCATCCAGGGGGAACGCGCCGTCTAGCTCATCTCGCACTGGGTTCGATGCCTTGTACGCACAGTTCTTAGCGTACAAGCTCTTCTTTCTAGCTGATAAACCAACAATTGTTCCCGAAGGAAAAACAGATCCAATATATCTTCGTTGCGCCATAAACCAACTGGAGCCGTCTGACTTAGTAACTAAAGATGCATCCGGGAAGGTTGGATACGAAGTGCGATTCCTCAAGCCCAACCGCACTAACATGAAATACTTAGGGCTTTTAAATGGAACTGGCAGCCTTAGCTACTTCCTTAACAAAGGAAAGGGCAGTTACTGGAAATGCATTCAAAAATTCCATGGGGACGGATGCAAGAATCCAGTCATAATTCTTGTTGACAACGACCAAGGGGCGTCGAAAAAGTTATTCAAGAATGCATCAGATACTTCCGGGAAGAATATTTCTCTTAGAACGAGTGAGCCTTTCTATCACATCCACTCGAATGTGTACTTAGTAAAAACCCCAGAGCACGATAATGGAGAGGAAACATGCATTGAAGACCTACTCCCTTCCAAGCTCCTTGAGCGGAAGCTCAGCGGAAAATCGTTTAACCCATCAAACGACAAAATCAACACCAACACGGAGTTTGGCAAAAGCGTATTCGCTGAGAAAATCGTCCGGCCCGACTTCGCAGCAATCGATTTTACGGGATTCATCCCGCTTTTGGATAGGATTCGAGCAGTGATAAAGTATCATAATGGCTCAGGATGA
- a CDS encoding DUF3883 domain-containing protein produces MAEVSPWTREEVEAVVADYLHMLTLELSSQHYVKAQHRQRLKGLLQGRSDGSIERKHQNISAVMLELGCPYVPGYKPLSNYQRLLFDVVAERLAMDRDLDASAEAAAKQPAIKPLEPDFKSLLADAPESTEMGVREQPPEYAGRRQAVKRDYLALEASNRSLGKAGEELVVSYEHHRLHRAGKRRLSERVEHVAATRGDGLGYDVLSFDLDGRERLIEVKTTAFAKETPFFLSRNELALSRQEADAFHLYRVFAFRRRPQLFDLPGRLEDRCQLDPVSYLARF; encoded by the coding sequence ATGGCGGAAGTCTCGCCATGGACCCGGGAGGAAGTCGAAGCGGTCGTCGCCGACTATCTCCATATGCTGACGCTGGAGCTTTCCAGCCAGCACTACGTGAAGGCGCAGCACCGCCAGCGCCTGAAAGGGCTGCTCCAGGGCCGCTCGGATGGGTCGATCGAGCGCAAGCACCAGAACATCAGCGCCGTCATGCTCGAGCTTGGTTGCCCTTACGTGCCAGGCTACAAGCCGCTCTCGAACTACCAGCGCCTTCTTTTCGACGTCGTGGCCGAGCGCTTGGCGATGGACCGCGATCTGGATGCATCCGCCGAGGCTGCCGCGAAGCAACCCGCGATCAAGCCTCTGGAACCGGACTTCAAATCCTTGCTGGCTGATGCGCCGGAGTCCACGGAGATGGGTGTGCGCGAGCAGCCGCCGGAGTATGCGGGGCGCAGACAGGCGGTGAAGCGGGACTATCTGGCGCTGGAAGCCAGCAATCGCTCACTTGGCAAGGCCGGTGAAGAGTTGGTGGTCAGTTACGAGCATCATCGCCTGCATCGTGCAGGCAAGCGGCGCCTGAGCGAACGGGTAGAGCATGTGGCCGCAACGCGAGGTGATGGCCTCGGCTACGACGTGCTGTCCTTCGATCTCGATGGACGGGAGCGGCTTATCGAGGTCAAGACCACCGCCTTCGCCAAGGAGACGCCGTTCTTCCTTAGTCGCAATGAGCTGGCCTTATCTCGACAGGAGGCGGACGCCTTCCACTTGTATCGGGTCTTCGCCTTCCGTCGGCGCCCGCAGCTATTCGATTTGCCGGGACGTCTGGAAGATCGTTGCCAATTGGATCCGGTGAGCTATCTCGCGAGATTCTGA
- a CDS encoding restriction endonuclease: protein MVQRRRRRSELDEWIGLLAQLPWWLSVALIPAAYLAFAAMARIPVPKADDLDGLGAVVASQVAVTVGMFLQYIAPVVLGIAALVSWLAMRRRRTLLSEAETRSGAAGLLDISWKEFEQLVRAGFERDGYAVKATANGADGGVDLILKRNGESFLVQCKQWRASKIGVGVVRELFGVMAAYGAVGGFVVGVGEFTRAAHEFAEGRNITLLNARDMLVRAPEQPRREAAASAEVKSSPDCPRCGAAMVLRTAKRGANAGSTFYGCSKYPACKQTLKAAQA from the coding sequence ATGGTGCAGCGTCGCAGAAGAAGATCAGAGCTTGACGAGTGGATTGGCCTTCTCGCGCAGCTGCCGTGGTGGCTTTCCGTCGCTTTGATCCCTGCAGCCTATCTCGCCTTCGCTGCTATGGCTCGTATTCCCGTGCCGAAGGCTGACGATCTCGATGGCCTGGGAGCGGTCGTTGCGAGTCAGGTCGCGGTAACGGTGGGCATGTTTCTCCAATACATCGCGCCTGTGGTCCTGGGGATTGCAGCGCTGGTGTCTTGGCTGGCTATGCGGCGTCGCCGGACGCTGCTCTCGGAGGCGGAAACCCGCTCCGGCGCTGCCGGATTGCTGGATATCAGCTGGAAGGAGTTCGAGCAGCTCGTTCGCGCCGGTTTCGAACGTGACGGATACGCAGTCAAGGCAACCGCCAACGGTGCGGACGGCGGCGTTGACCTGATCTTGAAACGCAATGGCGAGAGCTTTCTCGTGCAGTGCAAGCAGTGGCGCGCGAGCAAGATCGGTGTTGGCGTTGTTCGCGAGTTGTTCGGAGTCATGGCCGCATATGGTGCTGTCGGTGGGTTCGTCGTGGGCGTGGGCGAGTTCACCCGCGCGGCGCATGAGTTTGCCGAGGGCCGCAATATCACGCTCTTGAACGCGCGCGACATGTTGGTGCGAGCCCCGGAGCAGCCGCGACGCGAGGCGGCAGCCTCCGCCGAAGTGAAGTCTTCGCCCGACTGTCCGCGTTGTGGCGCGGCGATGGTTCTGCGCACGGCGAAGCGTGGCGCCAATGCAGGCAGCACCTTCTACGGATGCAGCAAGTACCCTGCCTGTAAGCAGACCTTGAAGGCCGCACAGGCATGA
- a CDS encoding DUF3237 domain-containing protein, giving the protein MKLEKLMTYHADLRVPQPVGEGPFGNRMIVEVTGGWFEGARFKGAFLTCGGDWLLAHADGYGRLDVRGTLLTDDGAHIYMQYSGIIQLTDGVMAALGGGDTSTQYGDQNFFTAPRFETGDARYQWINRIQCVSEGRVVAGPSVEYNVYQCVND; this is encoded by the coding sequence ATGAAGCTCGAGAAGTTGATGACCTATCACGCCGACCTCAGAGTCCCACAACCCGTAGGTGAGGGACCATTCGGAAACCGCATGATCGTCGAAGTCACGGGTGGCTGGTTCGAAGGTGCCCGTTTCAAGGGAGCATTCCTGACCTGCGGCGGCGATTGGCTGCTGGCCCATGCCGACGGTTACGGCCGGCTGGACGTGCGGGGCACCCTGCTCACCGACGACGGCGCACACATCTACATGCAGTACAGCGGCATCATCCAGCTCACCGACGGCGTCATGGCGGCACTCGGTGGCGGCGACACGTCCACCCAATACGGCGACCAGAACTTCTTCACGGCTCCGCGCTTTGAGACCGGCGACGCGCGCTATCAGTGGATCAACAGGATCCAGTGCGTCAGTGAAGGGCGCGTGGTTGCGGGGCCAAGCGTGGAGTACAACGTCTATCAGTGCGTCAACGACTGA
- a CDS encoding TetR/AcrR family transcriptional regulator, giving the protein MPAPKVASSGARAAHLGPERRRPHVLDAALEIAVEQGLPAVTLSAVAGRLGVSRPVVYSCFADRIELLEALLARESEHMLAAALEALHSAQGDDDPEATFIAGYRALLRVVADRPQAWRLVFVASPEPAIADRFLRARKLVAQSAAQWLAPALARWWQVQDLPRKLPVITELFMSSCEASVRRLLDPKNDWSIDELGAFFGAAMCRALGGV; this is encoded by the coding sequence ATGCCCGCCCCCAAAGTTGCCAGCAGCGGCGCCAGAGCCGCCCACCTCGGGCCCGAGCGCCGTCGCCCCCATGTGCTCGACGCGGCCCTGGAGATCGCGGTCGAGCAGGGGCTGCCCGCCGTCACGCTGAGCGCCGTCGCCGGGCGCCTGGGCGTCAGCCGGCCGGTGGTGTATTCCTGCTTTGCCGACCGCATCGAACTGCTGGAGGCGCTGCTGGCGCGCGAGAGCGAGCACATGCTGGCGGCCGCCCTCGAGGCGCTCCACAGCGCCCAGGGCGACGACGACCCGGAGGCGACCTTCATCGCCGGCTATCGCGCCCTGCTGCGCGTGGTGGCCGATCGCCCCCAGGCCTGGCGGCTGGTCTTCGTCGCGAGCCCGGAGCCCGCCATCGCCGACCGCTTCCTGCGGGCGCGCAAACTGGTGGCCCAGAGCGCCGCGCAATGGCTGGCACCGGCGCTGGCGCGCTGGTGGCAGGTTCAGGATCTGCCGCGCAAGCTACCCGTGATCACCGAGCTCTTCATGTCGTCCTGCGAAGCTTCGGTCCGGCGCTTGCTCGATCCGAAGAACGACTGGAGCATCGACGAACTCGGCGCCTTCTTCGGTGCGGCCATGTGCCGCGCCCTCGGTGGCGTATGA
- a CDS encoding oxygenase MpaB family protein, with product MTANKQDTLRTRDYGFFGPGSPSWKVWSSPTSLIGFQRAVVLEHFDPFLAAAVADMRGIYRNPAGRLDRTLAYFLTIAVADGHTATEASRLLMRVHAKVSGTEPISGLAYSANDPASQLWIHLTGWHSVLKCYEMYGPGPLRADEERRYWEECAIAAHLQTCDPADVPRSRDGIRDYFAAMRPRLCTSERAHEGMHYLLRTPYASAGAGFWAISRMIAPATIASLPQWMRTLGGFDQPKLLDGITPPLARIAMYFGSWPVLKVAALRYSAPGTARIMQQHHRSPAPANPGTVHPQPLRDTRAAMTPTAAREGRTSGAVAASARG from the coding sequence ATGACCGCCAACAAGCAAGACACGCTGCGCACGCGCGACTACGGCTTCTTCGGCCCCGGCTCCCCGAGCTGGAAGGTCTGGTCGTCGCCGACCTCCTTGATCGGCTTTCAGCGGGCGGTGGTGCTGGAGCACTTCGACCCCTTCCTGGCGGCAGCCGTCGCGGATATGCGCGGGATCTACCGCAACCCGGCGGGCCGGCTGGACCGCACGCTGGCCTACTTCCTGACGATTGCGGTGGCGGACGGGCATACGGCGACGGAAGCGTCGCGGCTTCTGATGCGGGTGCACGCAAAGGTCTCGGGCACCGAGCCGATCAGCGGCCTCGCCTACAGCGCCAACGACCCCGCGTCGCAGCTCTGGATCCATCTGACCGGCTGGCACTCGGTGCTGAAGTGCTACGAGATGTACGGCCCCGGCCCGCTGCGCGCCGACGAGGAGCGCCGCTACTGGGAGGAATGCGCCATCGCCGCCCACCTGCAGACCTGCGACCCGGCCGACGTGCCGCGTTCGCGCGACGGCATTCGCGACTACTTCGCGGCCATGCGGCCCCGGCTTTGCACTTCCGAGCGCGCCCACGAAGGCATGCACTATCTGCTGCGCACCCCCTACGCCAGCGCCGGCGCGGGCTTCTGGGCCATCAGCCGGATGATCGCGCCGGCTACCATCGCCTCGCTGCCGCAATGGATGCGCACCCTGGGCGGCTTCGACCAGCCGAAGCTGCTCGACGGCATCACCCCGCCGCTGGCCCGCATCGCGATGTACTTCGGCAGCTGGCCGGTTCTGAAGGTGGCGGCGCTGCGCTACAGCGCGCCCGGTACCGCGCGGATCATGCAGCAGCATCACCGCAGCCCTGCACCCGCGAACCCCGGCACCGTTCATCCGCAACCGCTGCGTGACACGCGCGCCGCCATGACTCCGACCGCCGCACGCGAGGGCCGCACGTCCGGCGCCGTCGCGGCGAGCGCACGCGGATAA
- a CDS encoding DUF2855 family protein, translating to MIPSTTRRLLIHRHDLARTRVDEQPAPTEPAEGEALLAPDRFSLTTNNVTYAAYGAAMRYWDFFPTGDADWGLVPVWGFANVIASNVDGLKTGDRFYGYFPPANILRVVPAKVGDHGFRDGTEHRQPLPPAYNQYFRCSHDPLYTPDTEAFQAIFRPLFLTSFTLADFLADNAWFGAERVVLSSASSKTAYGTAFCMDDDVETIGLTSAANRDFVAESCCYRRTLTYPELTTLDADTPTLYIDFAGDRDLRSTIHHHFGQLTHSCVVGSAQTVELPKKQELPGPAPKFFFAPDQIGKRTKEWGAEVFAQRLGEAWSRFHAHVTDAQRDLLRVVEGHGLDGARQVFEQLLAGRVAPREGHVVRMDR from the coding sequence ATGATCCCCAGCACCACCCGCCGGCTGCTGATCCACAGGCACGACCTGGCGCGAACCCGCGTCGACGAACAGCCGGCGCCGACCGAGCCGGCGGAAGGCGAGGCCCTGCTCGCACCCGACCGCTTCTCGCTGACCACCAACAACGTCACCTACGCCGCCTACGGCGCGGCCATGCGCTACTGGGACTTCTTCCCGACGGGCGATGCCGACTGGGGCCTGGTGCCGGTCTGGGGCTTCGCGAATGTCATCGCGTCGAACGTCGACGGCCTGAAAACGGGCGACCGCTTCTACGGCTACTTCCCGCCCGCCAACATCCTGCGCGTGGTGCCCGCGAAGGTCGGCGACCACGGTTTCCGTGACGGCACCGAACACCGCCAGCCATTGCCGCCGGCCTACAACCAGTACTTCCGCTGCAGTCACGACCCGCTGTACACGCCGGATACGGAAGCCTTCCAGGCCATCTTCCGGCCACTGTTCCTCACCTCCTTCACGCTGGCCGACTTCCTGGCCGACAACGCCTGGTTCGGCGCCGAGCGCGTCGTGCTGTCCAGCGCCTCCAGCAAGACCGCCTACGGCACCGCCTTCTGCATGGACGACGATGTCGAGACCATCGGCCTGACCTCGGCAGCCAACCGCGACTTCGTGGCGGAATCCTGCTGCTACCGGCGCACGCTCACCTACCCGGAACTCACCACGCTGGATGCCGACACCCCGACGCTCTACATCGACTTCGCCGGCGACCGCGACCTGCGCAGCACCATCCACCACCACTTCGGCCAGCTCACGCACAGCTGTGTCGTTGGCTCGGCCCAGACCGTCGAGCTGCCAAAGAAGCAGGAACTACCCGGCCCGGCCCCCAAGTTCTTCTTCGCGCCGGACCAGATCGGCAAGCGCACCAAGGAGTGGGGAGCGGAGGTATTCGCGCAGCGGTTGGGGGAGGCCTGGTCGCGATTCCACGCCCACGTCACCGATGCGCAACGCGACCTACTCCGGGTCGTCGAGGGCCACGGGCTGGACGGTGCCCGGCAGGTGTTCGAGCAGCTTCTGGCCGGGCGGGTGGCGCCTCGCGAAGGGCACGTGGTTCGCATGGACCGCTAG
- a CDS encoding DUF1295 domain-containing protein — protein sequence MRNSVAFAISLLVTVLALGLAWLLDDGTQRIAGLPLLPALALFAFMVQWAVYVPSFLGRTEHYYDLAGSLTYASVILLAAVLGTPDARGWVIAALVLVWCGRLGSFLFARVKRSGKDGRFDDIKPHWGRFLMAWTFQGLWVFMTLLAALIAVTGPAAAGWDAWASVGLSVWAAGFAIEAVADRQKSAFRADPANRGDFIRHGLWAWSRHPNYFGEITLWTGIAIMATPAMSGWQWLGWASPLFVFWLLNRVSGIPMLEKRADATWGGQPAYEAYKARTPVLFPRPPGR from the coding sequence GTGCGCAACAGCGTTGCCTTTGCCATCAGTCTGCTCGTGACCGTCCTCGCGCTGGGGCTCGCCTGGCTGCTGGACGACGGCACGCAGCGCATCGCCGGGCTGCCGCTGCTTCCGGCGCTGGCGCTGTTCGCGTTCATGGTGCAGTGGGCGGTGTACGTGCCGTCCTTCCTGGGCCGGACCGAGCACTACTACGATCTCGCCGGCTCGCTGACCTACGCCAGCGTGATCCTGCTGGCCGCGGTGCTGGGCACGCCCGACGCGCGCGGCTGGGTGATCGCGGCGCTGGTGCTGGTGTGGTGCGGGCGGCTGGGCAGCTTCCTGTTCGCGCGCGTGAAGCGCAGCGGCAAGGACGGTCGCTTCGACGACATCAAGCCGCACTGGGGCCGCTTCCTGATGGCGTGGACCTTCCAGGGACTGTGGGTGTTCATGACCCTGCTGGCGGCGCTGATCGCGGTGACCGGACCGGCCGCCGCGGGCTGGGATGCGTGGGCGAGCGTCGGCCTCTCCGTATGGGCTGCGGGCTTCGCCATCGAGGCGGTCGCCGACCGCCAGAAATCGGCGTTCCGGGCCGACCCGGCCAACCGCGGGGACTTCATCCGGCACGGGCTGTGGGCGTGGTCGCGCCATCCCAACTATTTCGGCGAGATCACGCTGTGGACCGGCATCGCGATCATGGCCACGCCGGCCATGTCCGGCTGGCAGTGGCTGGGCTGGGCGTCGCCGCTCTTCGTGTTCTGGCTGCTGAACCGGGTCAGCGGCATCCCGATGCTGGAGAAGCGCGCCGACGCCACCTGGGGCGGCCAGCCCGCGTACGAGGCCTACAAGGCCCGCACGCCGGTGCTGTTCCCCCGTCCACCGGGACGCTGA
- a CDS encoding DedA family protein, translating to MIDAILAWAGEHRDQALWLVPLLAFMETCVGIGLFTPSLLLVIVCSVLYANEWANIWLMAGMALVGSSLGDHAGYYAGRAVGHRVHGWRIIQRNRQRWERTEAMVRRFGPWAIFIGRFIPAIRSLVPAMMGVTEFDRARYTALDVAACGLWALGLVAIVKGAHQLFVP from the coding sequence ATGATCGACGCCATCCTCGCCTGGGCCGGCGAGCACCGCGACCAGGCGCTCTGGCTGGTGCCGCTGCTGGCCTTCATGGAGACCTGCGTGGGCATCGGCCTGTTCACGCCCAGCCTGCTGCTGGTGATCGTGTGCTCGGTGCTCTACGCCAATGAGTGGGCCAATATCTGGCTGATGGCGGGCATGGCGCTGGTGGGCTCGTCGCTGGGCGACCACGCCGGCTACTACGCGGGCCGCGCGGTGGGCCATCGCGTGCACGGCTGGCGCATCATCCAGCGCAACCGGCAGCGCTGGGAGCGCACCGAGGCCATGGTCCGGCGCTTCGGGCCCTGGGCCATCTTCATCGGCCGCTTCATCCCGGCCATCCGCAGCCTGGTGCCGGCGATGATGGGCGTCACCGAGTTCGACCGGGCGCGCTACACCGCGCTGGATGTTGCCGCGTGCGGCCTGTGGGCGCTCGGGCTGGTGGCCATCGTGAAGGGCGCGCACCAGCTGTTCGTGCCCTGA
- a CDS encoding GFA family protein, producing the protein MPGEPAFHQQCQCHCGAAAFEVQRAPLMRFICHCTICQRFNGTPFADMVVLRSDGVVPPADGTVDFGTYRPPPAVQRGKCATCNKPAIEFMRLPLMPALTFVPAANFADAAALPAPRLHTFYDKRVADIDDGLPKHRGYLKSQLAFARAFYPAWWRTRGVE; encoded by the coding sequence GTGCCCGGAGAACCAGCGTTTCACCAGCAGTGCCAGTGCCATTGCGGGGCAGCCGCGTTCGAGGTGCAGCGCGCACCCCTGATGCGCTTCATCTGCCACTGCACCATCTGTCAGCGCTTCAACGGCACGCCCTTCGCGGACATGGTCGTGCTGCGCAGCGACGGCGTCGTGCCGCCCGCGGACGGCACGGTGGACTTCGGCACCTACCGGCCACCGCCCGCCGTGCAGCGCGGCAAGTGCGCGACCTGCAACAAGCCCGCCATCGAGTTCATGCGCCTGCCGCTGATGCCGGCGCTGACCTTCGTGCCCGCCGCGAACTTCGCCGATGCCGCGGCGCTGCCCGCGCCGCGCCTGCACACCTTCTACGACAAGCGCGTGGCCGACATCGACGACGGCCTGCCCAAGCATCGGGGCTATCTGAAGAGCCAGCTGGCCTTCGCCCGGGCGTTCTATCCGGCCTGGTGGCGCACCCGCGGGGTCGAATAG
- a CDS encoding phytanoyl-CoA dioxygenase family protein — MTAGEWDLDAKMRDFERDGFVIFENAIAPERVDAIKQALLRVEREQDFGFRDTDFEGRRTVRIYNLLVHGPEFWEIPVDPTALAFAERVLDEELQLSSLSSITLSPGQGAQPVHADDQLIPVPKPHQPFTLNCVWAITDFTEENGATRLVPGSHKASGMPEYDLECDTVPGVMPAGSLLFWHGSLWHAGGENRSNERRFAIANYYAAGFMRQQENQQLGVPLETARRFPRRLQQLCGYSVYRGLYGHVDNADPIAMLGDDEGQKLIWQRTPEEMFEAG; from the coding sequence ATGACGGCTGGGGAGTGGGACCTCGACGCCAAGATGCGCGACTTCGAGCGCGACGGTTTCGTGATCTTCGAGAACGCCATCGCGCCCGAGCGGGTGGATGCCATCAAGCAGGCCCTGCTGCGCGTCGAGCGCGAGCAGGACTTCGGATTCCGCGACACCGATTTCGAGGGCAGGCGCACGGTGCGCATCTACAACCTGCTGGTCCACGGGCCGGAGTTCTGGGAGATTCCCGTCGACCCGACCGCGCTGGCCTTCGCCGAGCGCGTGCTCGACGAGGAGCTGCAGCTTTCCTCGCTGAGCTCGATCACGCTCTCCCCCGGCCAGGGCGCGCAGCCCGTCCACGCCGACGACCAGCTGATCCCGGTGCCCAAGCCGCACCAGCCCTTCACGCTCAACTGCGTGTGGGCGATCACCGATTTCACCGAGGAGAACGGCGCCACCCGCCTGGTGCCCGGCAGTCACAAGGCCTCGGGCATGCCCGAGTACGACCTCGAGTGCGACACCGTGCCGGGGGTAATGCCGGCGGGCAGCCTGCTGTTCTGGCACGGCAGTCTCTGGCACGCCGGCGGCGAGAACCGCAGCAACGAGCGGCGCTTCGCGATCGCGAACTACTACGCTGCCGGCTTCATGCGCCAGCAGGAGAACCAGCAGCTCGGCGTGCCGCTGGAAACCGCGCGCCGGTTCCCCAGGCGGCTGCAGCAGCTCTGCGGCTATTCGGTCTACCGCGGGCTGTACGGGCACGTCGACAACGCCGACCCCATCGCCATGCTGGGCGACGACGAGGGGCAGAAGCTGATCTGGCAGCGCACGCCCGAGGAGATGTTCGAGGCGGGCTGA
- a CDS encoding iron-containing alcohol dehydrogenase: MLFTIQTLFFRFVQFLLKVGTFILPIRVPETFRGAGAAMQLCEAIAASGARTVLLVTDAMLVELGLVKPMQEKLEALGVRVVTYDGVKPDPTIAQIETGVDLYKGEGCEAILAVGGGSSIDAAKVIAARARNPHGVRWMAGLFRLLRSPAPLYAVPTTAGTGSEVTIAAVVSDPETVRKFAIMDFRLVPLMAALDGSLMTGVPPAITAATGMDALTHAVEAFISRNRTQATDADAREAVALIMAHLPRVMADGQDLEARSQMAVASYKAGLAFTKAGVGYVHAFAHNFGAHYHIPHGLANAILLPYVLEYSKPACTPRLAELARIAGVGEAGAGEGALADAFIAHIRDLNARFGIPAAVDKLQTGDIPVIAANARSEANWFYAVPRYMDRPTSEGFLRQLLAA, encoded by the coding sequence TTGCTGTTCACGATCCAGACCCTGTTCTTCCGCTTCGTCCAGTTCCTGCTCAAGGTCGGGACGTTCATCCTGCCCATCCGCGTGCCGGAGACCTTCCGCGGCGCCGGTGCGGCGATGCAGCTCTGCGAGGCCATCGCGGCCAGCGGTGCGCGCACCGTGCTGCTGGTGACCGATGCCATGCTGGTGGAGCTGGGGCTGGTCAAGCCGATGCAGGAGAAGCTCGAGGCGCTGGGCGTGCGCGTGGTGACCTATGACGGCGTCAAGCCGGATCCCACCATTGCGCAGATCGAGACCGGCGTCGATCTCTACAAGGGCGAGGGCTGCGAGGCCATCCTCGCGGTCGGTGGCGGGTCGTCGATCGACGCTGCCAAGGTCATCGCCGCGCGCGCGCGCAATCCGCACGGCGTGCGCTGGATGGCCGGCCTGTTCCGGCTGCTGCGCAGCCCGGCGCCGCTCTACGCCGTTCCCACCACCGCCGGCACCGGCTCCGAGGTGACCATCGCAGCGGTGGTGTCCGATCCCGAGACCGTGCGCAAGTTCGCCATCATGGATTTCCGCCTGGTGCCGCTGATGGCGGCGCTCGACGGCAGCCTCATGACCGGCGTGCCGCCGGCGATCACTGCCGCCACCGGCATGGATGCGCTCACCCACGCGGTCGAGGCCTTCATTTCGCGCAACCGGACGCAGGCAACCGATGCCGACGCCCGCGAGGCCGTGGCGCTGATCATGGCGCACCTGCCGCGCGTCATGGCCGACGGTCAGGACCTGGAGGCGCGCTCGCAGATGGCGGTGGCCTCCTACAAGGCCGGTCTGGCTTTCACCAAGGCCGGCGTCGGCTACGTGCACGCCTTTGCGCACAACTTCGGCGCGCACTACCACATCCCCCACGGGCTGGCGAACGCCATCCTGCTGCCCTACGTGCTGGAATACTCCAAGCCCGCGTGCACGCCGCGGCTGGCGGAGCTGGCGCGCATCGCCGGCGTGGGCGAGGCCGGTGCCGGCGAGGGCGCGCTGGCCGACGCCTTCATCGCGCACATCCGCGATCTCAACGCCCGCTTCGGCATCCCCGCCGCGGTCGACAAGCTGCAGACCGGGGACATTCCGGTGATCGCGGCCAACGCGCGGTCCGAGGCCAACTGGTTCTACGCCGTGCCGCGCTACATGGACCGCCCCACCAGCGAGGGTTTCCTGCGCCAGCTGCTGGCGGCCTGA